A single window of Athene noctua chromosome 1, bAthNoc1.hap1.1, whole genome shotgun sequence DNA harbors:
- the MAP7D2 gene encoding MAP7 domain-containing protein 2 isoform X8 yields MAEPGAARSYPRATAIDGFLKTDERQRLAKERREEREKYLAAREQQILEKERRAKLQYEKQMEERWRRLEEQRQREEQKRAAVEEKRRQKLKEEEERLEAMMRRSLERSQQLEQKQKRWSWGGALAAGSGGRDACDKLSASTMNLPKQMESPISKRLSSSTAAITHSPDRAPASPLKSPYKPSPTRSTDRKKATSPSTSDAMKGAAAAEVTQTEKIKKEKRPATPGSSSGMGSPLRRSDSPAAMSRRSASPATPKTVAKTYPQSPKNAKQYPASPVKHRATSNLNHETPKKKADKEKENVSHQKSPGARTDEAGQVATEKHVPSAGKTENSEGKITAGTTDAEEASKILAEKRRQARLQKEQEERERQEREERERLEREQKRKAEEERLRLEEEARKKEEERKREEAAARKKAEEEARRRAEEEQMLKEKQEKELQAKLEKQREEAEIKAREAAEQLRLEREQIMQQIEQERLERKKRIDEIMKRTRRSETPEIKKEEPKLEVPSTLSVEKQPKTLVLNQPEINGLATCLKSKSLESGASVIPSQNVVTNGLKSVPGLIQLEAVDGKSNSMEDSTDEVQSMDVSPVSKEELISIPEYSPMNELMPGVSLDQNGTSNAKALEDLLDFTGQATYSKMSSDTISLDDCNKNLIEGFNSPGQENTLNSIC; encoded by the exons CCATTGATGGATTTCTAAAAACCGATGAAAGACAAAGACTggcaaaggagagaagagaagaaagggagaaataCCTCG CTGCCAGGGAACAGCAGATactggagaaagagagaagagcaAAACTTCAGTATGAAAAGCAAATGGAGGAGCGGTGGAGAAGACTAGAGGAACAGAGGCAGAGAGAGgagcagaagagagcagctgtTGAAGAAAAGCGGAGACAAAAGCTTAAGGAGGAGGAG GAACGTTTAGAAGCCATGATGCGTCGATCCCTTGAACGCAGTCAGCAGCTGGAACAGAAGCAGAAGCGATGGTCGTGGGGAGGAGCACTGGCTGCAGGCTCAGGAGGGAGAGATG CATGTGACAAACTTTCAGCTTCTACAATGAATCTGCCAAAGCAAATGGAATCGCCAATCAGTAAGCGCCTCTCCTCCTCCACAGCGGCAATAACACATTCCCCCGACAGAG CACCAGCTAGTCCTCTTAAATCTCCTTACAAGCCTTCCCCCACCCGAAGCACTGACAGAAAGAAGGCAACTTCACCTTCCACTTCTGATGCCATGAAAggggcagctgcagctgaagttACTCAG ACTGAGAAGATAAAGAAAGAGAAGCGACCCGCAACACCTGGTTCATCATCGGGTATGGGATCTCCTCTAAGAAGGTCTGATTCTCCTGCTGCTATGTCCAGAAGATCTGCATCGCCTGCAACACCTAA GACAGTTGCAAAGACTTATCCTCAGTCTCCTAAAAATGCCAAACAATATCCAGCTTCTCCTGTGAAGCATCGTGCCACTTCCAATCTCAACCATGAAACTCCTAAAAAGAAAGCagacaaggagaaagaaaatgtcagtcATCAAAAGTCCCCAGGAGCACGCACTGATGAGGCAGGCCAGGTGGCTACTGAGAAGCACGTGCCTTCTgcaggaaagactgaaaacagtgAAG GGAAGATCACGGCAGGAACAACTGATGCAGAAGAAGCTTCAAAAATTCTAGCTGAAAAAAGACGACAGGCCCGCCTgcaaaaagaacaagaagaaagggAGAGACAGGAAAGAGAAGAACGAGAGAG GcttgaaagagaacagaaaagaaaggcagaagaagaaagaCTTCGTCTAGAGGAAGAAGCTCgtaagaaggaggaggaaagaaaacgtgaagaagcagcagctagaaaaaaggcagaagaggaaGCCAGGAGAAGAGCTGAGGAAGAACAAATGCTaaaggaaaagcaagagaaagagcTCCAGGCCAAACTTGAGAAGCAG AGGGAAGAAGCAGAAATCAAAGCCCGTGAGGCAGCTGAACAACTTCGTCTTGAAAGGGAACAAATCATGCAGCAAATTGAGCAAGAAAGACTGGAGCGGAAGAAG AGAATAGATGAAATAATGAAGAGAACAAGGAGGAGTGAAACACCAGAAATAAAG AAGGAAGAGCCAAAACTGGAGGTACCATCAACTTTGAGTGTAGAAAAACAACCAAAGACCCTTGTTCTCAACCAGCCAG AGATCAATGGATTGGCAACCTGCCTGAAAAGTAAAAGCTTAGAAAGTGGTGCTTCTGTAATCCCTTCCCAAAATGTAGTTACTAATGGACTGAAGTCAGTTCCAGGACTTATTCAGCTGGAAGCTGTTGATGGGAAATCTAACAGCATGGAAGATTCAACAGATGAGGTTCAGTCCATGGATGTGAG CCCAGTTTCAAAAGAAGAACTTATCTCTATCCCCGAATATTCACCCATGAATGAACTCATGCCTGGTGTTTCTTTGGACCAAAATGGGACAAGTAATGCTAAGGCTCTTGAAGATCTCTTGGATTTCACAGGCCAAGCTACATACTCCAAGATGTCCAGTGATACCATTAGCCTAGATGACTGTAACAAAAACTTGATTGAGGGATTTAACAGTCCAGGACAGGAAAATACACTCAATTCTATCTGTTGA
- the MAP7D2 gene encoding MAP7 domain-containing protein 2 isoform X4, whose protein sequence is MAEPGAARSYPRATAIDGFLKTDERQRLAKERREEREKYLAAREQQILEKERRAKLQYEKQMEERWRRLEEQRQREEQKRAAVEEKRRQKLKEEEERLEAMMRRSLERSQQLEQKQKRWSWGGALAAGSGGRDGESENTPPPVLGLAANTLPPDPVTSTAPADSFNACDKLSASTMNLPKQMESPISKRLSSSTAAITHSPDRVFHICPRVAPASPLKSPYKPSPTRSTDRKKATSPSTSDAMKGAAAAEVTQTEKIKKEKRPATPGSSSGMGSPLRRSDSPAAMSRRSASPATPKTVAKTYPQSPKNAKQYPASPVKHRATSNLNHETPKKKADKEKENVSHQKSPGARTDEAGQVATEKHVPSAGKTENSEGKITAGTTDAEEASKILAEKRRQARLQKEQEERERQEREERERLEREQKRKAEEERLRLEEEARKKEEERKREEAAARKKAEEEARRRAEEEQMLKEKQEKELQAKLEKQREEAEIKAREAAEQLRLEREQIMQQIEQERLERKKRIDEIMKRTRRSETPEIKKEEPKLEVPSTLSVEKQPKTLVLNQPEINGLATCLKSKSLESGASVIPSQNVVTNGLKSVPGLIQLEAVDGKSNSMEDSTDEVQSMDVSPVSKEELISIPEYSPMNELMPGVSLDQNGTSNAKALEDLLDFTGQATYSKMSSDTISLDDCNKNLIEGFNSPGQENTLNSIC, encoded by the exons CCATTGATGGATTTCTAAAAACCGATGAAAGACAAAGACTggcaaaggagagaagagaagaaagggagaaataCCTCG CTGCCAGGGAACAGCAGATactggagaaagagagaagagcaAAACTTCAGTATGAAAAGCAAATGGAGGAGCGGTGGAGAAGACTAGAGGAACAGAGGCAGAGAGAGgagcagaagagagcagctgtTGAAGAAAAGCGGAGACAAAAGCTTAAGGAGGAGGAG GAACGTTTAGAAGCCATGATGCGTCGATCCCTTGAACGCAGTCAGCAGCTGGAACAGAAGCAGAAGCGATGGTCGTGGGGAGGAGCACTGGCTGCAGGCTCAGGAGGGAGAGATG GTGAATCAGAAAATACCCCACCCCCTGTTCTAGGTTTAGCTGCCAACACCCTTCCTCCAGACCCTGTGACCTCTACTGCTCCTGCTGATTCCTTCAATG CATGTGACAAACTTTCAGCTTCTACAATGAATCTGCCAAAGCAAATGGAATCGCCAATCAGTAAGCGCCTCTCCTCCTCCACAGCGGCAATAACACATTCCCCCGACAGAG TATTCCATATCTGTCCTCGTGTAGCACCAGCTAGTCCTCTTAAATCTCCTTACAAGCCTTCCCCCACCCGAAGCACTGACAGAAAGAAGGCAACTTCACCTTCCACTTCTGATGCCATGAAAggggcagctgcagctgaagttACTCAG ACTGAGAAGATAAAGAAAGAGAAGCGACCCGCAACACCTGGTTCATCATCGGGTATGGGATCTCCTCTAAGAAGGTCTGATTCTCCTGCTGCTATGTCCAGAAGATCTGCATCGCCTGCAACACCTAA GACAGTTGCAAAGACTTATCCTCAGTCTCCTAAAAATGCCAAACAATATCCAGCTTCTCCTGTGAAGCATCGTGCCACTTCCAATCTCAACCATGAAACTCCTAAAAAGAAAGCagacaaggagaaagaaaatgtcagtcATCAAAAGTCCCCAGGAGCACGCACTGATGAGGCAGGCCAGGTGGCTACTGAGAAGCACGTGCCTTCTgcaggaaagactgaaaacagtgAAG GGAAGATCACGGCAGGAACAACTGATGCAGAAGAAGCTTCAAAAATTCTAGCTGAAAAAAGACGACAGGCCCGCCTgcaaaaagaacaagaagaaagggAGAGACAGGAAAGAGAAGAACGAGAGAG GcttgaaagagaacagaaaagaaaggcagaagaagaaagaCTTCGTCTAGAGGAAGAAGCTCgtaagaaggaggaggaaagaaaacgtgaagaagcagcagctagaaaaaaggcagaagaggaaGCCAGGAGAAGAGCTGAGGAAGAACAAATGCTaaaggaaaagcaagagaaagagcTCCAGGCCAAACTTGAGAAGCAG AGGGAAGAAGCAGAAATCAAAGCCCGTGAGGCAGCTGAACAACTTCGTCTTGAAAGGGAACAAATCATGCAGCAAATTGAGCAAGAAAGACTGGAGCGGAAGAAG AGAATAGATGAAATAATGAAGAGAACAAGGAGGAGTGAAACACCAGAAATAAAG AAGGAAGAGCCAAAACTGGAGGTACCATCAACTTTGAGTGTAGAAAAACAACCAAAGACCCTTGTTCTCAACCAGCCAG AGATCAATGGATTGGCAACCTGCCTGAAAAGTAAAAGCTTAGAAAGTGGTGCTTCTGTAATCCCTTCCCAAAATGTAGTTACTAATGGACTGAAGTCAGTTCCAGGACTTATTCAGCTGGAAGCTGTTGATGGGAAATCTAACAGCATGGAAGATTCAACAGATGAGGTTCAGTCCATGGATGTGAG CCCAGTTTCAAAAGAAGAACTTATCTCTATCCCCGAATATTCACCCATGAATGAACTCATGCCTGGTGTTTCTTTGGACCAAAATGGGACAAGTAATGCTAAGGCTCTTGAAGATCTCTTGGATTTCACAGGCCAAGCTACATACTCCAAGATGTCCAGTGATACCATTAGCCTAGATGACTGTAACAAAAACTTGATTGAGGGATTTAACAGTCCAGGACAGGAAAATACACTCAATTCTATCTGTTGA
- the MAP7D2 gene encoding MAP7 domain-containing protein 2 isoform X1, whose translation MAEPGAARSYPRATAIDGFLKTDERQRLAKERREEREKYLAAREQQILEKERRAKLQYEKQMEERWRRLEEQRQREEQKRAAVEEKRRQKLKEEEERLEAMMRRSLERSQQLEQKQKRWSWGGALAAGSGGRDGESENTPPPVLGLAANTLPPDPVTSTAPADSFNACDKLSASTMNLPKQMESPISKRLSSSTAAITHSPDRAHRMHLSPMENFIVSRLLTPTQSSLARSRSTLMLSEQYNNPVFHICPRVAPASPLKSPYKPSPTRSTDRKKATSPSTSDAMKGAAAAEVTQTEKIKKEKRPATPGSSSGMGSPLRRSDSPAAMSRRSASPATPKTVAKTYPQSPKNAKQYPASPVKHRATSNLNHETPKKKADKEKENVSHQKSPGARTDEAGQVATEKHVPSAGKTENSEGKITAGTTDAEEASKILAEKRRQARLQKEQEERERQEREERERLEREQKRKAEEERLRLEEEARKKEEERKREEAAARKKAEEEARRRAEEEQMLKEKQEKELQAKLEKQREEAEIKAREAAEQLRLEREQIMQQIEQERLERKKRIDEIMKRTRRSETPEIKKEEPKLEVPSTLSVEKQPKTLVLNQPEINGLATCLKSKSLESGASVIPSQNVVTNGLKSVPGLIQLEAVDGKSNSMEDSTDEVQSMDVSPVSKEELISIPEYSPMNELMPGVSLDQNGTSNAKALEDLLDFTGQATYSKMSSDTISLDDCNKNLIEGFNSPGQENTLNSIC comes from the exons CCATTGATGGATTTCTAAAAACCGATGAAAGACAAAGACTggcaaaggagagaagagaagaaagggagaaataCCTCG CTGCCAGGGAACAGCAGATactggagaaagagagaagagcaAAACTTCAGTATGAAAAGCAAATGGAGGAGCGGTGGAGAAGACTAGAGGAACAGAGGCAGAGAGAGgagcagaagagagcagctgtTGAAGAAAAGCGGAGACAAAAGCTTAAGGAGGAGGAG GAACGTTTAGAAGCCATGATGCGTCGATCCCTTGAACGCAGTCAGCAGCTGGAACAGAAGCAGAAGCGATGGTCGTGGGGAGGAGCACTGGCTGCAGGCTCAGGAGGGAGAGATG GTGAATCAGAAAATACCCCACCCCCTGTTCTAGGTTTAGCTGCCAACACCCTTCCTCCAGACCCTGTGACCTCTACTGCTCCTGCTGATTCCTTCAATG CATGTGACAAACTTTCAGCTTCTACAATGAATCTGCCAAAGCAAATGGAATCGCCAATCAGTAAGCGCCTCTCCTCCTCCACAGCGGCAATAACACATTCCCCCGACAGAG CTCACCGCATGCATCTTAGTCCAATGGAAAACTTTATTGTTTCTCGACTGCTGACTCCCACACAGTCATCTTTAGCCAGAAGCAGAAGTACATTAATGCTTTCTGAGCAGTACAATAATCCAG TATTCCATATCTGTCCTCGTGTAGCACCAGCTAGTCCTCTTAAATCTCCTTACAAGCCTTCCCCCACCCGAAGCACTGACAGAAAGAAGGCAACTTCACCTTCCACTTCTGATGCCATGAAAggggcagctgcagctgaagttACTCAG ACTGAGAAGATAAAGAAAGAGAAGCGACCCGCAACACCTGGTTCATCATCGGGTATGGGATCTCCTCTAAGAAGGTCTGATTCTCCTGCTGCTATGTCCAGAAGATCTGCATCGCCTGCAACACCTAA GACAGTTGCAAAGACTTATCCTCAGTCTCCTAAAAATGCCAAACAATATCCAGCTTCTCCTGTGAAGCATCGTGCCACTTCCAATCTCAACCATGAAACTCCTAAAAAGAAAGCagacaaggagaaagaaaatgtcagtcATCAAAAGTCCCCAGGAGCACGCACTGATGAGGCAGGCCAGGTGGCTACTGAGAAGCACGTGCCTTCTgcaggaaagactgaaaacagtgAAG GGAAGATCACGGCAGGAACAACTGATGCAGAAGAAGCTTCAAAAATTCTAGCTGAAAAAAGACGACAGGCCCGCCTgcaaaaagaacaagaagaaagggAGAGACAGGAAAGAGAAGAACGAGAGAG GcttgaaagagaacagaaaagaaaggcagaagaagaaagaCTTCGTCTAGAGGAAGAAGCTCgtaagaaggaggaggaaagaaaacgtgaagaagcagcagctagaaaaaaggcagaagaggaaGCCAGGAGAAGAGCTGAGGAAGAACAAATGCTaaaggaaaagcaagagaaagagcTCCAGGCCAAACTTGAGAAGCAG AGGGAAGAAGCAGAAATCAAAGCCCGTGAGGCAGCTGAACAACTTCGTCTTGAAAGGGAACAAATCATGCAGCAAATTGAGCAAGAAAGACTGGAGCGGAAGAAG AGAATAGATGAAATAATGAAGAGAACAAGGAGGAGTGAAACACCAGAAATAAAG AAGGAAGAGCCAAAACTGGAGGTACCATCAACTTTGAGTGTAGAAAAACAACCAAAGACCCTTGTTCTCAACCAGCCAG AGATCAATGGATTGGCAACCTGCCTGAAAAGTAAAAGCTTAGAAAGTGGTGCTTCTGTAATCCCTTCCCAAAATGTAGTTACTAATGGACTGAAGTCAGTTCCAGGACTTATTCAGCTGGAAGCTGTTGATGGGAAATCTAACAGCATGGAAGATTCAACAGATGAGGTTCAGTCCATGGATGTGAG CCCAGTTTCAAAAGAAGAACTTATCTCTATCCCCGAATATTCACCCATGAATGAACTCATGCCTGGTGTTTCTTTGGACCAAAATGGGACAAGTAATGCTAAGGCTCTTGAAGATCTCTTGGATTTCACAGGCCAAGCTACATACTCCAAGATGTCCAGTGATACCATTAGCCTAGATGACTGTAACAAAAACTTGATTGAGGGATTTAACAGTCCAGGACAGGAAAATACACTCAATTCTATCTGTTGA
- the MAP7D2 gene encoding MAP7 domain-containing protein 2 isoform X5, with product MAEPGAARSYPRATAIDGFLKTDERQRLAKERREEREKYLAAREQQILEKERRAKLQYEKQMEERWRRLEEQRQREEQKRAAVEEKRRQKLKEEEERLEAMMRRSLERSQQLEQKQKRWSWGGALAAGSGGRDGESENTPPPVLGLAANTLPPDPVTSTAPADSFNACDKLSASTMNLPKQMESPISKRLSSSTAAITHSPDRAPASPLKSPYKPSPTRSTDRKKATSPSTSDAMKGAAAAEVTQTEKIKKEKRPATPGSSSGMGSPLRRSDSPAAMSRRSASPATPKTVAKTYPQSPKNAKQYPASPVKHRATSNLNHETPKKKADKEKENVSHQKSPGARTDEAGQVATEKHVPSAGKTENSEGKITAGTTDAEEASKILAEKRRQARLQKEQEERERQEREERERLEREQKRKAEEERLRLEEEARKKEEERKREEAAARKKAEEEARRRAEEEQMLKEKQEKELQAKLEKQREEAEIKAREAAEQLRLEREQIMQQIEQERLERKKRIDEIMKRTRRSETPEIKKEEPKLEVPSTLSVEKQPKTLVLNQPEINGLATCLKSKSLESGASVIPSQNVVTNGLKSVPGLIQLEAVDGKSNSMEDSTDEVQSMDVSPVSKEELISIPEYSPMNELMPGVSLDQNGTSNAKALEDLLDFTGQATYSKMSSDTISLDDCNKNLIEGFNSPGQENTLNSIC from the exons CCATTGATGGATTTCTAAAAACCGATGAAAGACAAAGACTggcaaaggagagaagagaagaaagggagaaataCCTCG CTGCCAGGGAACAGCAGATactggagaaagagagaagagcaAAACTTCAGTATGAAAAGCAAATGGAGGAGCGGTGGAGAAGACTAGAGGAACAGAGGCAGAGAGAGgagcagaagagagcagctgtTGAAGAAAAGCGGAGACAAAAGCTTAAGGAGGAGGAG GAACGTTTAGAAGCCATGATGCGTCGATCCCTTGAACGCAGTCAGCAGCTGGAACAGAAGCAGAAGCGATGGTCGTGGGGAGGAGCACTGGCTGCAGGCTCAGGAGGGAGAGATG GTGAATCAGAAAATACCCCACCCCCTGTTCTAGGTTTAGCTGCCAACACCCTTCCTCCAGACCCTGTGACCTCTACTGCTCCTGCTGATTCCTTCAATG CATGTGACAAACTTTCAGCTTCTACAATGAATCTGCCAAAGCAAATGGAATCGCCAATCAGTAAGCGCCTCTCCTCCTCCACAGCGGCAATAACACATTCCCCCGACAGAG CACCAGCTAGTCCTCTTAAATCTCCTTACAAGCCTTCCCCCACCCGAAGCACTGACAGAAAGAAGGCAACTTCACCTTCCACTTCTGATGCCATGAAAggggcagctgcagctgaagttACTCAG ACTGAGAAGATAAAGAAAGAGAAGCGACCCGCAACACCTGGTTCATCATCGGGTATGGGATCTCCTCTAAGAAGGTCTGATTCTCCTGCTGCTATGTCCAGAAGATCTGCATCGCCTGCAACACCTAA GACAGTTGCAAAGACTTATCCTCAGTCTCCTAAAAATGCCAAACAATATCCAGCTTCTCCTGTGAAGCATCGTGCCACTTCCAATCTCAACCATGAAACTCCTAAAAAGAAAGCagacaaggagaaagaaaatgtcagtcATCAAAAGTCCCCAGGAGCACGCACTGATGAGGCAGGCCAGGTGGCTACTGAGAAGCACGTGCCTTCTgcaggaaagactgaaaacagtgAAG GGAAGATCACGGCAGGAACAACTGATGCAGAAGAAGCTTCAAAAATTCTAGCTGAAAAAAGACGACAGGCCCGCCTgcaaaaagaacaagaagaaagggAGAGACAGGAAAGAGAAGAACGAGAGAG GcttgaaagagaacagaaaagaaaggcagaagaagaaagaCTTCGTCTAGAGGAAGAAGCTCgtaagaaggaggaggaaagaaaacgtgaagaagcagcagctagaaaaaaggcagaagaggaaGCCAGGAGAAGAGCTGAGGAAGAACAAATGCTaaaggaaaagcaagagaaagagcTCCAGGCCAAACTTGAGAAGCAG AGGGAAGAAGCAGAAATCAAAGCCCGTGAGGCAGCTGAACAACTTCGTCTTGAAAGGGAACAAATCATGCAGCAAATTGAGCAAGAAAGACTGGAGCGGAAGAAG AGAATAGATGAAATAATGAAGAGAACAAGGAGGAGTGAAACACCAGAAATAAAG AAGGAAGAGCCAAAACTGGAGGTACCATCAACTTTGAGTGTAGAAAAACAACCAAAGACCCTTGTTCTCAACCAGCCAG AGATCAATGGATTGGCAACCTGCCTGAAAAGTAAAAGCTTAGAAAGTGGTGCTTCTGTAATCCCTTCCCAAAATGTAGTTACTAATGGACTGAAGTCAGTTCCAGGACTTATTCAGCTGGAAGCTGTTGATGGGAAATCTAACAGCATGGAAGATTCAACAGATGAGGTTCAGTCCATGGATGTGAG CCCAGTTTCAAAAGAAGAACTTATCTCTATCCCCGAATATTCACCCATGAATGAACTCATGCCTGGTGTTTCTTTGGACCAAAATGGGACAAGTAATGCTAAGGCTCTTGAAGATCTCTTGGATTTCACAGGCCAAGCTACATACTCCAAGATGTCCAGTGATACCATTAGCCTAGATGACTGTAACAAAAACTTGATTGAGGGATTTAACAGTCCAGGACAGGAAAATACACTCAATTCTATCTGTTGA
- the MAP7D2 gene encoding MAP7 domain-containing protein 2 isoform X10, with protein MAEPGAARSYPRATAIDGFLKTDERQRLAKERREEREKYLAAREQQILEKERRAKLQYEKQMEERWRRLEEQRQREEQKRAAVEEKRRQKLKEEEERLEAMMRRSLERSQQLEQKQKRWSWGGALAAGSGGRDVFHICPRVAPASPLKSPYKPSPTRSTDRKKATSPSTSDAMKGAAAAEVTQTEKIKKEKRPATPGSSSGMGSPLRRSDSPAAMSRRSASPATPKTVAKTYPQSPKNAKQYPASPVKHRATSNLNHETPKKKADKEKENVSHQKSPGARTDEAGQVATEKHVPSAGKTENSEGKITAGTTDAEEASKILAEKRRQARLQKEQEERERQEREERERLEREQKRKAEEERLRLEEEARKKEEERKREEAAARKKAEEEARRRAEEEQMLKEKQEKELQAKLEKQREEAEIKAREAAEQLRLEREQIMQQIEQERLERKKRIDEIMKRTRRSETPEIKKEEPKLEVPSTLSVEKQPKTLVLNQPEINGLATCLKSKSLESGASVIPSQNVVTNGLKSVPGLIQLEAVDGKSNSMEDSTDEVQSMDVSPVSKEELISIPEYSPMNELMPGVSLDQNGTSNAKALEDLLDFTGQATYSKMSSDTISLDDCNKNLIEGFNSPGQENTLNSIC; from the exons CCATTGATGGATTTCTAAAAACCGATGAAAGACAAAGACTggcaaaggagagaagagaagaaagggagaaataCCTCG CTGCCAGGGAACAGCAGATactggagaaagagagaagagcaAAACTTCAGTATGAAAAGCAAATGGAGGAGCGGTGGAGAAGACTAGAGGAACAGAGGCAGAGAGAGgagcagaagagagcagctgtTGAAGAAAAGCGGAGACAAAAGCTTAAGGAGGAGGAG GAACGTTTAGAAGCCATGATGCGTCGATCCCTTGAACGCAGTCAGCAGCTGGAACAGAAGCAGAAGCGATGGTCGTGGGGAGGAGCACTGGCTGCAGGCTCAGGAGGGAGAGATG TATTCCATATCTGTCCTCGTGTAGCACCAGCTAGTCCTCTTAAATCTCCTTACAAGCCTTCCCCCACCCGAAGCACTGACAGAAAGAAGGCAACTTCACCTTCCACTTCTGATGCCATGAAAggggcagctgcagctgaagttACTCAG ACTGAGAAGATAAAGAAAGAGAAGCGACCCGCAACACCTGGTTCATCATCGGGTATGGGATCTCCTCTAAGAAGGTCTGATTCTCCTGCTGCTATGTCCAGAAGATCTGCATCGCCTGCAACACCTAA GACAGTTGCAAAGACTTATCCTCAGTCTCCTAAAAATGCCAAACAATATCCAGCTTCTCCTGTGAAGCATCGTGCCACTTCCAATCTCAACCATGAAACTCCTAAAAAGAAAGCagacaaggagaaagaaaatgtcagtcATCAAAAGTCCCCAGGAGCACGCACTGATGAGGCAGGCCAGGTGGCTACTGAGAAGCACGTGCCTTCTgcaggaaagactgaaaacagtgAAG GGAAGATCACGGCAGGAACAACTGATGCAGAAGAAGCTTCAAAAATTCTAGCTGAAAAAAGACGACAGGCCCGCCTgcaaaaagaacaagaagaaagggAGAGACAGGAAAGAGAAGAACGAGAGAG GcttgaaagagaacagaaaagaaaggcagaagaagaaagaCTTCGTCTAGAGGAAGAAGCTCgtaagaaggaggaggaaagaaaacgtgaagaagcagcagctagaaaaaaggcagaagaggaaGCCAGGAGAAGAGCTGAGGAAGAACAAATGCTaaaggaaaagcaagagaaagagcTCCAGGCCAAACTTGAGAAGCAG AGGGAAGAAGCAGAAATCAAAGCCCGTGAGGCAGCTGAACAACTTCGTCTTGAAAGGGAACAAATCATGCAGCAAATTGAGCAAGAAAGACTGGAGCGGAAGAAG AGAATAGATGAAATAATGAAGAGAACAAGGAGGAGTGAAACACCAGAAATAAAG AAGGAAGAGCCAAAACTGGAGGTACCATCAACTTTGAGTGTAGAAAAACAACCAAAGACCCTTGTTCTCAACCAGCCAG AGATCAATGGATTGGCAACCTGCCTGAAAAGTAAAAGCTTAGAAAGTGGTGCTTCTGTAATCCCTTCCCAAAATGTAGTTACTAATGGACTGAAGTCAGTTCCAGGACTTATTCAGCTGGAAGCTGTTGATGGGAAATCTAACAGCATGGAAGATTCAACAGATGAGGTTCAGTCCATGGATGTGAG CCCAGTTTCAAAAGAAGAACTTATCTCTATCCCCGAATATTCACCCATGAATGAACTCATGCCTGGTGTTTCTTTGGACCAAAATGGGACAAGTAATGCTAAGGCTCTTGAAGATCTCTTGGATTTCACAGGCCAAGCTACATACTCCAAGATGTCCAGTGATACCATTAGCCTAGATGACTGTAACAAAAACTTGATTGAGGGATTTAACAGTCCAGGACAGGAAAATACACTCAATTCTATCTGTTGA